Part of the Xenopus tropicalis strain Nigerian chromosome 3, UCB_Xtro_10.0, whole genome shotgun sequence genome, TTCTAAATAGAAAGTTCCATTTCTTCCTTGGTGTCCGGAGTGTTTGCAGCAATGTCGCCGTCCGAGAGGTTTCGGAAGAGTCTTTAGTTTTCACTGCCTGCGCCCCCTGGTGGCAGAGTACGGAATGTATCCACGAATCATATTTCTAAGCTATAAGGTGGGATAAACATATAAATGAATCAAACTCAGTGTATATTGACTGTGTAATGGGATATATTGAGGGGGAAAAGTGACGGGGCCCTTTAATGTTTGTCACCGAGGCAACGTGTGATTTTATGTGGGAAAGGGAGGGCAGTGACAAGTCAATGAGCAGATACAACACAaaaaggcattattattattattattattattaatacagtgaTTTTTCACTGAGGAAGGAAAATTTTAAAGCAACAGGTTTATTCACATTTTGCGTTTCGCTGgtgacacctagtggccactTTGTATAGTTACACTTTCCTCCGATTCCTTTCCACCGCTTTCCAACTCTCCCTCCCTGACGCCACTAGAACTCCCCCCTTGCAATTCCATAATGGTTGTATTTTAACCCTTCCAGCACCGGGGAGCATGAAATCTACGGCCACGGCACGTGAGCCCCGGGAATCTGATCAACGTCGCGCTGCAGGTTTAGTGTCGAGTTCAAAATGCTCCAGAATGTAATGGGTTAAACCCACAACCGGATCACTGTTAATGCACAGGAACCCAGCAGCACTATAGGTTACAGCCTCCCAGGACTATAAGTTACAGTATCGCGACTCCCGCCGACCCCTGCCCGTGTCCCGACTCCCGCCGTCCCCTGCCCGTGTCTCGACTCCCGCCGACCCCTGCCCGTGTCCCGACTCCCGCCGTCCCCTGCCCGTGTCCCGACTCCCGCCGACCCCTGCCCGTATCCCGACTCCCACCGACCCCTGCCCGTGTCCCGACTCCCACCGACCCCTGCCCGACTCCCGCCGTCCCCTGCCCGTGTCCCGACTCCCGCCGACCCCTGCCCGTATCCCGACTCCCGCCGACCCCTGCCCGTGTCCCGACTCCCGCCGACCCCTGCCCCGACTCCCGCCGACCCCTGCCCGTGTCCCGACTCCCGCCGACCCCTGCCCCGACTCCCGCCGACCCCTGCCCGTGTCCCGACTCCCGCCGACCCCTGCCCGTGTCCCGACTCCCGCCGACCCCTGCCCGTGTCCCGACTCCCGCCGACCCCTGCCCCGACTCCCGCCGACCCCTGCCCGTGTCCCGACTCCCGCCGACCCCTGCCCCGACTCCCGCCGACCCCTGCCCGTGTCCCGACTCCCGCCGACCCCTGCCCGTGTCCCGACTCCCGCCGACCCCTGCCCGTGTCCCGACTCCCGCCGACCCCTGCCCGTGTCCCGACTCCCGCCGACCCCTGCCCGTGTCCCGACTCCCGCCGACCCCTGCCCGTGTCCCGACTCCCGCCGACCCCTGCCCGTGACCCGACTCCCGCCGACCCCTGCCCGTGTCCCGACTCCCGCCGACCCCTGCCCGTGTCCCGACTCCCGCCGACCCCTGCCCGTGACCCGACTCCCGCCGACCCCTGCCCTATCccgactcccgccgacccccGCCCGTGTCCCGACTCCCGCCGACCCCTGCCCGTGACCCGACTCCCGCCGACCCCTGCCCGTATCCCGACTCCCGCCGACCCCTGCCCGTATCCCGCCAACCCCTGCCCATGTCCCGACTCCCGCCGACCCCTGCCCGTGTCCCGACTCCCGCcgacccctccctgtatcccaACTCCTGCCGACCCCTGCCCGTGTCCCGACTCCCGCcgacccctccctgtatcccGACTCCTGCCCGTATCCCGCCGACCCCTGCCCGTGTCCCGACTCCTGCcgacccctccctgtatcccGACTCCTGCCCGTGTCCCGACTCCCGCcgacccctccctgtatcccGACTCCTGCCCGTATCCCGCCGACCCCTGCCCGTGTCCCGACTCCCGCcgacccctccctgtatcccaACTCCTGCCGACCCCTCCCCGTGTCCCGTGTCCCGCcgacccctccctgtatcccaACTCCTGCCGACCCCTGCCCGTGTCCCGACTCCCGCcgacccctccctgtatcccGACTCCTGCCCGTATCCCGCCGACCCCTGCCCGTGTCCCGACTCCCGCCGACCTCTGCCCGTGTCCCGACTCCCGCcgacccctccctgtatcccgactcccgccgacccctgcccgtgtcccaactcccgccgacccctgcccgtgtcccgactcccgccgacccctccctgtatcccGACTCCTGCCCGTATCCCGCCGACCCCTGCCCGTGTCCCGACTCCCGCCGACCTCTGCCCGTGTCCCGACTCCCGCcgacccctccctgtatcccgactcccgccgacccctgcccgtgtcccgactcccgccgacccctccctgtatcccgactcccgccgacccctgcccgtgtcccgactcccgccgacccctgcccgtgtcccgactcccgccgacccctgcccgtgtcccgactcccgccgacccctccctgtatcccGACTCCTGCCCGTATCCCGCCGACCCCTGCCCGTGTCCCGACTCCCGCcgacccctccctgtatcccGACTCCTGCCCGTGTCCCGACTCCTGCCCGTATCCCGCCGACCCCTGCCCGTGTCCCGACTCCCGCcgacccctccctgtatcccgactcccgccgacccctgcccgtgtcccgactcccgccgacccctccctgtatcccgactcccgccgacccctccctgtatcccGACTCCCGCCGACCCCTCCCCGTATCCCGACTCCCGCCGACCCCTGCCCGTATCCCTGCCCGTACACAACACCGCACACACTGGATAAGGAACACAAACCCATTTATTGCCACAAACAGAACCATTAATGGAACAGCAGAAGGGTTACCCCCCCATCTCAGTGTTACCCCCCCATCTCAGTGTTACCCCCCCATCTCAGTGTTACCCCCCCATCTCAGTGTTACCCCCCATCTCAGTGTTACCCCCCCATCTCAGTGTTACCCCCCCATCTCAGTGTTACCCCCCCATCTCAGTGTTACCCCCCCATCTCAGTGTTACCCCCCATCTCAGTGTTACCCCCCCATCTCAGTGTTACCCCCCCATCTCAGTGTTACCCCCCCATCTCAGTGTTACCCCCCCATCTCAGTGTTACCCCCCCATCTCAGTGTTACCCCCCCATCTCAGTGTTACCCCCACTGTTGCTCCCATACAACAATCATTATTTGTATCTGTACTTGACGCTCAATAATATTAACATGTgcgcatatattatatatatgctcCGCCCCAATTCTGCATCTCGTATAACCGTTATTAACAGGTGAGAAAACCCGACCGGGCCCACTGGGCATTCTCTCAATCATAACTGCTGTATAATAAAGGGGACGTTCAATTAATATGCCTTCCTGCTCTTGTTGCTAAGGTCAGtaacccccagcaaccagaaaacagattttatcttaatagcttatttttttttatcaagatgATGTAATAGacatctgcctggttgctacaacAGGTGGGAACATAGCAACCAGATTAACGTACAGTTAATTAACATTCTACAGGGGTCCCATTCTATTTGCTGGCAAAGTCACCACCCAGGGGACACAGGAGACCAATGGACAAATAATTGGGGCCCCTGAGGTAGcaatatttggttgctagggcttaattccCTTGCCAACTAGGAAGCAGCTGGGAGTCATAGTAAAAGGCCTGACTACAATTAAAACCAATGCAAAATGAGAATAAACAGTAACATAAAGTCTCACCGTCGATCTGCTtttgggttgctagggtcagtgacccccccaacaACCAGATTTCCAATGGAAGGTTATTCCCAGAGGACGACGCTGTTTTTCACCTTCTGATACTTGATGAGGAAATATGGGAAACACTGGTCATTATCAAAGATAACAAAGATGGAGGGGTCCCAGTTACAGGAGACACAGGAGTCGTAGAGGGGGCTGCACGGATCATCGGGGGTTATTTGTGGGGGGCGGCGGAATGATTCGTGGCCTAGGGCCGGGCGCCCCACCAGCACTTTAGCCAGGAACATGAAGTGATGCCCCTGCAAACTGCCCCGGGTAAACTTGTGCGAGTTACTGGCGTCCCGAGCAAAGTAGCATCCTTGGCCGTAAACTGCCCCGTTCTTCCCACTCACGCGGGGGTCAAAGTTCTGCCTGCAAATGGCCTCAACCGAGCCGGGGTCCGTCCCATGGAACAAATGTCTCTCCAGCAGCCTCTCATCCCCACTCTGCCTCATATGGGCTCTCTTCCTGCAAACAGACCCACGTCAGCAATggcaatatccttatcatttacagtagggggtacattatcccttataatacatgagtgatactcagagttccctgtataactcagcctgcagccttgtgcctttatatgggcacagaacccctcagtgactgctaatatccttatcatttacagtagggggtacattatcccttataatacatgagtgatactcagagttccctgtataactcagcctgcagccttgtgcctttatatggggggcacagaacccctcagtgactgctaatatccttatcatttacagtagggggtacattatcccttataatacatgagtgatactcagagttccctgtataactcagcctgcagccttgtgcctttatatggggggcacagaacccctcagtgactgctaatatccttatcatttacagtagggggtacattaccccttataatacatgagtgatactcagagttccctgtataactcagcctgcagccttgtgcctttatatgggggcacagaacccctcagtgactgctaatatccttatcatttacagtagggggtacattatcccttataatacatgagtgatactcagagttccctgtataactcagcctgcagccttgtgcctttatatgggcacagaacccctcagtgactgctaatatccttatcatttacagtagggggtacattatcccttataatacatgagtgatactcagagttccctgtataactcagcctgcagccttgtgcctttatatggggggcacagaacccctcagtgactgctaatatccttatcatttacagtagggggtacattatcccttataatacagttCCCTGTATATAAGGATTTAAAGAGGGGTCGGTTACCGGCTGTATCTCTCCCACTGGAAATAGTTCTGGATTCGGGATATCTCCGAGATCCTGTAGGTGGATTCAGGCATAGTGGAGTGGAAGTATTGGTAGATATGGAAGAATTCTCTATGGTGACAGGTGAGCGGAACTTTCTCGTAGATTAACAAAGCGTTACTAACAAACCAAGACTTTGGGCACAAGCTCCCCAGATCTGATTGGTCGTTGAGAATGATACAGGGGACGAACCTGGGCAGAGTCCTGCATAACgagacacaaaaaaaatcatttatctgCGGTTActcagccccgccccctgctggggGAAAAGGGGAGTGGCCCTTACCGTAACTCAGGGGCCAAGATGGCTAATGATCTAAACAGCGGGCGCTTTCTCATGCGTCTCTTCCTGCCCGTATCCTTGTTCACCTGATACATCATAGCGAGGTGCAGGGAGAAGCTGTGTCCGTTCACTGAGCAGCTCGTTGTCTTCTTGTCCCTCGCGAGCCCTCTCTCTATGCGCCTAACCAGCTCCTGTAATATATTATCCAcaacctcagccataaagcagggcaggactgctgcttacaatggggggtggatcagataggatctgtgccactgtgacagaatgctctgttatacagatagctagaatctcagccataaagcagggcaggactgctgcttacaatgggggatcagataggatctgtgccactgtgacagaatgctctgttatacagatagctagaatctcagccataaagcagggcaggactgctgcttacaatggggggatcagataggatctgtgccactgtgacagaatgctctgttatacagatagctagaatctcagccataaagcagggcaggactgctgcttacaatggggggatcagataggatctgtgccactgtgacagaatgctctgttatacagatagctagaatctcagccataaagcagggcaggactgctgcttacaatggggggatcagataggatctgtgccactgtgacagaatgctctgttatacagatagctagaatctcagccataaagcagggcaggactgctgcttacaatgggggggtcagataggatctgtgccactgtgacagaatgctctgttatacagatagctagaatctcagccataaagcagggcaggactgctgcttacaatggggggatcagataggatctgtgccactgtgacagaatgctctgttatacagatagctagaatctcagccataaagcagggcaggactgctgcttacaatgggggatcagataggatctgtgccactgtgacagaatgctctgttatacagatagctagaatctcagccataaagcagggcaggactgctgcttacaatgggggggtcagataggatctgtgccactgtgacagaatgctctgttatacagatagctagaatctcagccataaagcagggcaggactgctgcttacaatggggggatcagataggatctgtgccactgtgacagaatgctctgttatacagatagctagaatctcagccataaagcagggcaggactgctgcttaaaatggggggatcagataggatctgtgccactgtgacagaatgctctgttatatagatagctagaatctcagccataaagcagggcaggactgctggttacaatggggggatcagataggatctgtgccactgtgacagaatgctctgttatacagatagctagaatctcagccataaagcagggcaggactgctgcttacaatggggggatcagataggatctgtgccactgtgacagaatgctctgttatacagatagctagaatctcagccataaagcagggcaggactgctgcttacaatggggggatcagataggatctgtgccactgtgacagaatgctctgttatacagatagctagaatctcagccataaagcagggcaggactgctgcttacaatgggggggatcagataggatctgtgccactgtgacagaatgctctgttatacagatagctagaatctcagccataaagcagggcaggactgctgcttacaatggggggatcagataggatctgtgccactgtgacagaatgctctgttatacagatagctagaatctcagccataaagcagggcaggactgctgcttacaatggggggatcagataggatctgtgccactgtgacagaatgctctgttatacagatagctagaatctcagccataaagcagggcaggactgctgcttacaatgggggggatcagataggatctgtgccactgtgacagaatgctctgttatacagatagctagaatctcagccataaagcagggcaggactgctgcttacaatggggggatcagataggatctgtgccactgtgacagaatgctctgttatacagatagctagaatctcagccataaagcagggcaggactgctgcttacaatgggggatcagataggatctgtgccactgtgacagaatgctctgttatacagatagctagaatctcagccataaagcagggcaggactgctgcttacaatggggggatcagataggatctgtgccactgtgacagaatgctctgttatacagatagctagaatctcagccataaagcagggcaggactgctgcttacaatggggatagGATCTGTTATACTATAAAGATCTTGATTTACATCGAGTAAAAGAGACACTTACTGGACTGTACTCTTCCCAGGAGTCTTTCGCTGCCTCATAGTAATACCTGTACTCGGTAAAGAAGGGGCGGAAGGAGGAGGTGCCGGTAGAAAGACGCCGTATGCGATTGAAGTGCGGGAGACCCCAGACTTCCATAGTGGTGAAGTTAATATTCAACCAAGAATTCCTGGAAGAAGGAAAACATGCATTATAATTCATGTTAATCCCAAAACATACACGTtcaaatccaagtccggcttgggactcctccagttacatgggagtaggagaaacaataggttagctgagagcagttctaatgtgtagtgctggctgaaagctcagactcaggcacactttactgctgcgctgcaagttggagtgataaccccccccccacccccagcagccgatcagcagaacaatgggaagggagcaagatagcagctcccagtaggtatcagaatagcactcaatagtaagaaatccaagtccggcttgggactcctccagttacatgggagtaggagaaacaataggttagctgaaagcagttctaatgtgtagcgctggctgaaagctcagactcaggcacactttactgcttcgctgcaagttggagtgatatccccccctcacccccagcagccgatcagcagaacaatgggaagggagcaagatagcagctcccagtaggtatcagaatagcactcaatagtaagaaatccaagtccggcttgggactcctccagttacatgggagtaggagaaacaataggttagctgaaagcagttctaatgtgtagcgctggctgaaagctcagactcaggcacactttactgcttcgctgcaagttggagtgatatccccccctcacccccagcagccgatcagcagaacaatgggaagggagcaagatagcagctcccagtaggtatcagaatagcactcaatagtaagaaatccaagtccggctttggactcctccagttacatgggagtaggagaaacaataggttagctgaaagcagttctaatgtgtagcgctggctgaaagctcagactcaggcactttactgctgcgctgcaagttggagtgataccccccccccctcacccccagcaggaCAATATACTTTTGCCTCGTACTTACTGATAGAAAACAGAAACATCTTCTCTTTTGGGGTCACAAAACAACATCTCGAAGACATCCTGGGCACGAAAGTCTACATCATCCCAGACGTCGCCGTCCAACTCCCTAATCTGCCACCAGTAGGGGAGAAGGGCATGGTGCTGTGGGCACCAATCCCCCTGGGCACACTGTCCACCTAGGAAGTCTGAGCAGATATCAATCCCTTCCTCCTGGTGGATACGACATCGGGGAAAAGCCACCAATTCTTCGAATTTGCCGCCACCTTGGTTTGTAAGCGAGGTCCACATCAGGGCAGGACCCGTCTGGGATTCGAGTTCTTGCAGAGCCAGCTCATCGTCGCTTGGTTCCAGGTCTGTAACCCTGAAGGGAACGTCTGCGCTTGGACTTTGTAGGGAAGAAGATCCAGCCTGGAGACTCACCGATACTTTGAGGAACATTATTGAGGGAGGGAACTGGGGCTGTAGGGAACGAACAGAACAGTAAGGGAGAGTCCTGAGAACACGACATTGGTCAACTCTAGAGACGACCcaatatattctattttattgGCCATCCAATAGGAGCAGCtagagcagcgatccccaaccaggggctcaAGACCAACTCAAGGTCAactgctcctcaaccccttggatgttgctcacagtgttTATTTCTCCCTGGCTTGGGGGTATATAATACATGGGCAGGGCAATTACAGTAGgagtcagacccccccccccctggggaaGGGGCCCTAATGCCCTACACAGGTACAGCTGCTGGGACATAGGGGGCCTCTGTGTTGGGCCCTCAGGGTAGCAGGGAGTCCCAAGCGACACAATACATTCCAGGCCTCACCTAATCGCCCGAGTAAGGGTGCCCGATGCAGCACAATGCCCCCCTGTGCCTTTGGCTCTAGGTTCCGCCCCTTGGCTCCGCAAGAACCCCGCGTATCTGCTCCGCCCACTCACAGGCCGTTTGGCGCACTTCCTCCTCTCTTCCCGCCGGGTATAGACCGTTCTAGACTACTTTCGCCTTCACTGAGCTCAGGAGCTCCTCCCCCTTGCTGAGGTCTTGATCATTCTTGAGCAAAACGGTCATATATACCGTGAGTGTGTCTATTGCACTGCATTTGCCCCAGCAgtaaggaaggaggaagcaggaacctGCGGGGTGGGTTCTGTACCACTCTACCGCGTCTAGATCAGTTGCCTGTTTTCAGCAGCAGGAAAGACACGTTATTGTGTATCTTGTAGCTGCACATACCCAGGGCTGGTTAGGTCCAGGAGTCAATAGAATTTGCCTCATCATGCCCCAGCAAAGGGCAAATCCAATCAACCCTTTCCTTTTCCATGTCTGTGTAACCCCTATTTAGCTCTATCCACAACCACTTCTAAACGTTGACCCTGAAGGTGAAGTTCCTGTGGTGGGTGGAAGTGCCAAGAAGAGATGACTTGGCAAACCTGGGGTAGACCTGGGGCAACTCAGAGTGTATTAATGGAGGCAGCTGACATCAGGGCAAGCTTAGGAGCTCCTCCCATATGCTGAGGTCTAGATCATTCTTGAGTAAAACAGTGGCATCTGCAAGTCATATGTACCTTGAATGTGTCTATTGCACTGCATCTGCCCCAGCAgtaaggaaggaggaagcaagaACCTGCTGGGGTGGGTTCTGTACCACTCTACCCTGTCTAGATCAGTTGCCTGTTTTCAGCAGCAGGAAAGGCACATGTTATTGATTCTAGGTCAGATGTTGCTCATCATTGTGTATCTTGTAGCCGCACATACCCAGGGCTGGTTAGGGCCAGGAATCAATGGAATATGCCCCAGCAAAGGGCAAATCCAATCAACCCATTCCTTTTCCACATCTCTGTAACTCCTATTTAGCTCTATCCACAACCACTTCTAACCATGGACCGTGAAGGTGAAGTTCCTGTGGTGAGTCACCCCAGTGGGACATGTCAAGAAGAGGTGGTTTGGCAAACCTGGGGCAGCTCAGAGTGTATTACTGGAGGCAGCTGGCATCAGAGCAAGCTTAGGAGCTCCTCCCCCTTGCTGAGGTCTAGATCATTCTTGAGCAAAACGGTGGCGTCTGTAAGTCATACGTACCATTAATGTGTCTATTGCACTGCATTTGCCCCAGCTgtaaggaaggaggaagcaggaacctGCTGGGGTGGGTTCTGTACCACTCTACAGTGTCTAGATCAGTTGTCTGTTTTCAGCAGCTAGAAAGGCACATATTATTGATTCTAGGTCAGATGGTTCTCATAATTGTGTATCTTGTAGCTGCACATACCCAAGGCTGGTTAGGGCCAGGAATCAATGGAATTTGCCTCACCATGCCCCAGCAAAGGGCAAATCCAATCAACCCTTTCCTTTTCCACATCTACGTAACCCCTATGTAGCTCTATCCACAACCACTTCTAAATGTTGACCCTGAAGGTGAAGTTCCTGTGGTGGGTCACTCCAGGGAAGTGTCAAGAAGAGGTGGCTTGGCAAACCTGGGGTAGACCTGGggcagcctggttgctaaggtcttatttaccctagcgaCTGGGCAGCCGTTTAAACGAGACATGGAAATATAAATAGTATAGGGGCtgtatagaaatataagtaataaaaagtaacaataacaataaaactggagcctcacagagcaataggttttggctgcgggggtcagtgaccccccccccattcgaaAGCTTGGAAAAGGCAGaaggaaaaagcaaataattcaaaaactatataaaaaaaaaaataatgaagaccagcattctataaaatactaaaactttaaggtaaaccacccctttaactaacCAATCAGTAGTTAGGTTTTATCAGTCCAGTAGAGTAATTTGaatatgaaagcaaagatctgattggttggtatgtaCACATTAAACATGTCTGAGGACAGATTGGCAAACACAccaataaaatggatttttaCTACCAAGGAATTCTTGTTTTTCTAAGTAACAGATAGGAGTAAACAATTCCAAGTCAGTTCTAGGTCCTTCAACCGAGGATGACCATGTTCTGAGTCTTCTGATACTTGATGAGGAAGTACGGGTAGAACTGGTCATTGTCGAATATAACAAAAATGTCTGGATTATTGAGCTGGGACACACAGGAGTCATAGAGTGGGCTGGAGGGGTCATCGGGGTATATGGGAGGCGGGCGACGGAGATTGTGTGTTCCTTTGGCTGGACGTCCCACCAAGACTTTGGCCAGGAACATGTAATGGTAACCCTCGGAGGTAGGCTTGGCGTAGCGGTGGGAGTAACTAGCGTCCTTGGCAAAGTAGCACCCTTGACCATAAATGGTGCCATTCTTGCCACTCACTCTGGGATCAAAGTTCTGACGGCAGATGGCCTCCACCAACGTATGCTCCGTGCCGTGGAAAAGATGTCGCTCCAGCCGATTCCGCTCACCTTCATTCAGTTGCTGAATCATGTGGTCTCTTTTTCTATAAGACATATCATACCATAAAGACTTTATTAAACCACCtaacttatttatatttatataaatatgtcccTGCTGCCTAACACCCTATATCTCACCGTCGGTACTTGTCCCACTGGAAGTAGTTCTGGATCCTAGAGATCTCCAGGATTATATACTGGGACTCAGACATTGTGCTGTGGAAATAGGTGTAAACGTGAGCAAATTCCTGATCCCCGTAACTCAGCAGGATGCTTTCATGGGTCAGTTCGGGGTTGGTGATGATCCAGGAGCCAGGGAACTGAGCTGTGATATCAGAACCGGGGGTTCTAGGGGTAGAATTGGAACTGGCATTGCAACCAGAGAAGGTCCTAGATGGGAGAGAAACATGAGATCATTACAGGGGGTTCTAGGGGTAGAATTAGAACTGGCATCACAACCAGAGAA contains:
- the LOC101732240 gene encoding protein mono-ADP-ribosyltransferase TIPARP, with translation MFLKVSVSLQAGSSSLQSPSADVPFRVTDLEPSDDELALQELESQTGPALMWTSLTNQGGGKFEELVAFPRCRIHQEEGIDICSDFLGGQCAQGDWCPQHHALLPYWWQIRELDGDVWDDVDFRAQDVFEMLFCDPKREDVSVFYQNSWLNINFTTMEVWGLPHFNRIRRLSTGTSSFRPFFTEYRYYYEAAKDSWEEYSPELVRRIERGLARDKKTTSCSVNGHSFSLHLAMMYQVNKDTGRKRRMRKRPLFRSLAILAPELRTLPRFVPCIILNDQSDLGSLCPKSWFVSNALLIYEKVPLTCHHREFFHIYQYFHSTMPESTYRISEISRIQNYFQWERYSRKRAHMRQSGDERLLERHLFHGTDPGSVEAICRQNFDPRVSGKNGAVYGQGCYFARDASNSHKFTRGSLQGHHFMFLAKVLVGRPALGHESFRRPPQITPDDPCSPLYDSCVSCNWDPSIFVIFDNDQCFPYFLIKYQKVKNSVVLWE